The following is a genomic window from Gemmatimonadaceae bacterium.
CGCCGCTCATCACGCACATCCTCGACGAGGTGCGCCGGCTGCCCGGTGTCGACGCGGCCTCGGTGGATGGATGCGCGCCGCTCAGCACCGGGTGCGCGAGCACCAGCCTCTTCATTGATGGCCGTCCGTGGGCGAGCCGCGACGCCGCTCCGTTCGTGCTGCGCCACTACGTCGGCCCGGAACACTTTCGCGTGCTCGGTGCTCCTCTCCTGCGCGGTCGTACATTCACGGACGCCGACCGCGCCGGAAGCGAACGTGTCGCGGTCATCAACGAAACCGCGGCAAGGCGATTTTGGCCGGACGAAGATCCGATCGGCCGACGCGTGTGGTTCGGCGGCGGAAGCAACTTCGACCGCCCCGACTCCGCGGCGACGATCGTGGGCATCGTCGGCGACGTCGCGTATCAGCCACTCGACGACCATCCTGTGCAAGCGGACTTCTACACGCCGTACGCGCAGTTCACGTACGCGAGTCGCACCGTGCTCGTGCGGACGCGCGGCGACCCGCGGGGATTGATCGCCGATTTGCGCCGCGCCGTACAGCGCGCGAACCCCGAGCTGGCGATTTTCGACGCGCGCACGCTGGAGGAGCACGCCGGTGATTCGTGGACCCGCGTCACGTACCAGGCGACGATTCTCGCGGCGTTCGCCGTCGTCGCATTGTTGCTCTCGGCGATCGGCGTTTTCGCGATCATTACCCAGGTGATCGGCGATCGCGTCCACGAGATCGGATTGCGGATCGTCCTCGGCGCCGGTCCGCGGAAGGTCCTCGCCGCGGTCGGATCGCATGGGCTCATGCCGGCGCTGCTCGGCGTCGTCGTCGGTCTAGCGGCCGCGATCGGCGTCGGTCGCGTGTTCGCGGCCTTTCTTTTCGGCGTGCCGGCGTTGGACGTCGTCGTCCTTGGCGCGGTGACGGCCCTGGTCCTCTTAGTCGCCATCACGACCACGTATCTCGGGGCGAGGCGCGCGCTGTCCATCTCGCCGATGGACGCGCTGCGCAGCGCCTGACGGCGACAGGAGACGACGAAAGGCCCGGCCGCAAGGCGTGACGGCGGGTTCATCACTCGTCAGGGGCGGGTGGACGACTCTCGCTTGCGGGCCGCAATCCCCGACGGTATCCTCCCCTCTAACACAGAGGGGTTGCGGAGATGCTCGATTCGGATGGCGGGCTGGTCAAAGGGACGCTCGACCTTCTCGTCTTGAAGGCGCTGATGTGGGGGCCGCGCCACGGCTACGCGGTGGCGGAGTGGGTCAAGGCGGTGACGGAGGGGGAGCTGCTCGTCGAAGAAGGGCCGCTCTACACCGCGCTGCACCGGCTGGAGAAGAACGGTTGGCTCTCAGGCGAGTGGGGCTACTCCGACAACAACCGGCGCGCCAAGTACTACCAGCTCACGCGCACCGGGCGCGCGCAATTGCGCGCGCAGGTGACGTCCTGGGAGCGATACGCGCGCGCCGTCGGGCGCGCCGTTGCCGCCGTGTCGCCTGAAACGGTCTGACGGCCATGCGCCGAGTGTTCCGACTTCCCGCGAACCGCGCCCGCCTCGCGCACGACGTCGACGAGGAGCTGGCCTTTCATCTCGAGTCACGCATCCAGCGACTCGTGGCCGACGGCATGCCGCCCGAGGCGGCGCGCCGCGAAGCGGAGCGGCAGTTCGGCGACCTCGAATCAGTGAAGCGGTCCTGCGTGACGATGGACGAACAACGGGA
Proteins encoded in this region:
- a CDS encoding PadR family transcriptional regulator, with protein sequence MLDSDGGLVKGTLDLLVLKALMWGPRHGYAVAEWVKAVTEGELLVEEGPLYTALHRLEKNGWLSGEWGYSDNNRRAKYYQLTRTGRAQLRAQVTSWERYARAVGRAVAAVSPETV